The Oreochromis niloticus isolate F11D_XX linkage group LG15, O_niloticus_UMD_NMBU, whole genome shotgun sequence genome includes a region encoding these proteins:
- the LOC100704859 gene encoding E3 ubiquitin-protein ligase pellino homolog 2 — protein MNSPKKDGGDDVPVKDPVKYGELVILGYNGSLPNGDRGRRKSRFALYRRAKANGVKPSAVHILNTPQDSKAVHSRGQHSISFTLSRNQTVVVEYCHDNNTDMFQIGRSTESPIDFVVTDTSGGGKEGEDPSIAPSTISRFACRIVCERNPPYTARIYAAGFDSSKNIFLGEKATKWKNPDGHMDGLTTNGVLVMHPQGFPEDPKQGLWREISVCGDVYALRETRSGPSRGTLAEGESSALRDGSLVDLCGATLLWRTGEGLMRSPTLRHLEALRQELNASRPQCPVGLSTLAFPSLPRSHSLEERQPWVYLACGHVHGRHDWGQRSEREEEPGEGEGSTTRRECPLCRSVGPYVPLWLGCEPAVYVDAGAPTHGFVPCGHVCSERTAKYWAETPLPHGTHAFRPVCPFCSTALSSPGWTRLIFQGPID, from the exons ATGAATTCACCGAAAAAAGACGGAGGTGATGATGTGCCCGTTAAAGACCCGGTAAAATACGGCGAATTGGTCATTTTGGG CTACAATGGCTCCCTTCCAAACGGAGACCGTGGGCGCAGAAAGAGCCGCTTTGCTCTGTACCGAAGGGCCAAGGCCAACGGTGTCAAGCCCAGTGCTGTGCACATCCTCAACACACCACAGGACAGCAAG GCGGTGCACAGCAGGGGGCAGCACAGCATCTCTTTCACACTGTCCCGTAACCAGACCGTGGTGGTGGAGTACTGCCATGACAACAACACAGACATGTTCCAG ATTGGACGCTCCACAGAGAGTCCTATTGACTTTGTGGTGACAGACACCTCCGGAGGAGGAAAGGAAGGAGAAGATCCTTCCATTGCTCCCAGCACCATTTCCCGTTTTGCCTGCAGAATAGTGTGCGAGCGCAACCCGCCTTACACTGCACGCATCTATGCTGCAGGCTTTGACTCCTCCAAAAATATCTTCTTAGGG GAGAAAGCAACCAAATGGAAAAATCCTGATGGGCACATGGATGGCCTCACCACTAATGGGGTGCTAGTGATGCACCCACAGGGCTTCCCAGAGGATCCCAAGCAAGGCCTGTGGAGGGAGATCTCCGTCTGTGGAGATGTTTATGCGCTGCGGGAGACACGGTCTGGACCCAGCAGGGGGACGCTG GCGGAGGGGGAGAGCAGCGCACTACGTGACGGGTCGCTTGTCGATCTCTGTGGTGCTACTCTACTGTGGCGCACCGGTGAGGGGCTCATGCGTTCTCCCACTCTGCGTCACCTGGAGGCGCTTCGTCAGGAGCTTAACGCATCCCGGCCCCAGTGTCCCGTAGGCCTCAGCACACTGGCGTTCCCCAGCCTACCACGCAGTCACAG CCTTGAAGAGCGTCAGCCCTGGGTCTACCTCGCCTGTGGCCACGTCCACGGACGCCACGATTGGGGCCAGAGAtctgagagagaggaagaaccAGGAGAGGGTGAAGGCTCCACCACCCGGCGAGAATGTCCCCTGTGCAGGAGCGTGGGTCCCTACGTGCCGCTGTGGCTGGGCTGTGAGCCTGCGGTGTATGTGGATGCCGGAGCCCCCACTCACGGTTTTGTGCCATGTGGCCACGTCTGCTCAGAGAGGACAGCCAAGTACTGGGCCGAGACTCCTCTGCCCCATGGGACGCATGCCTTCAGACCCGTCTGCCCCTTCTGCTCCACTGCCCTGAGCTCCCCCGGCTGGACACGGCTCATCTTCCAGGGCCCCATCGACTAA